The Lysobacter enzymogenes DNA segment CCACTGCGCGTGGCGCTCGGCCACCGCCTCGCTGGCGGTGGCGTCGATCACCACCCGCGCGCCGGAACCGCCGGCCAGCGCATCGGCCACGTCGTCGAGCGAGCTGCGCTGGTCGGCCGCGGCCAGGGCGCTGGCGGCGTGCTCGGGCACGATGCCGTCGGCATCGGCGGCGGCGCGGCGCGAATTGGCCACGTGCACCAGGCGCAGCCGCCCGTCCAGCGGACCGCCGCGCCAACCGCCGAGCCGCGCCAGCACCGCGCCGCCGACCGTGCCGGTGCCGAGCAAAGCCACACGCGCAGGCGCCGCGCCGACCGTTGGGGAGGGACGCAGCGCCGGCGCCTGCGCGAGGGCTTCGGCTCCGTGCAGGGCGCTGGCGGCGACGGCGCTCATCGTTTCGCGCGCGCCGCCGTGGCCACCGCCGCGCTGGCGCGGTCGAGCGCGGCCTGCAGGTCGGCGATGAGGTCGTCGACATGCTCGATGCCCACCGACAGGCGCAGCAGGCCGTCGCCGATGCCGGCGGCGGCGCGCGCTTCCGGCGACATCGCCGCGTGGGTCATGGTCGCCGGATGCGCGACCAAGCTCTCCACGCCGCCGAGCGATTCGGCCAGGGTGAAGCAGCTCAGCCCGTCGACGAACGCGCGCACCGCCTCGACGCCGCCGTCGATCTCGACGCTGAGCATCGCGCCGAAGCCCTTCTGCTGGCGCGCGGCCAGGGCGTGGCCCGGGTGCGAGGCCAGCCCCGGGTAATGGACCACGCGCACCGCCGGATGGGCGTCGAGCAGTTCGGCGATGGCCTGGGTGTTTTCCTGGTGCACGCGCAGGCGCGCGTCGAGCGTGCGCAGCCCGCGCAGGGTCAGGAAGGCGTCGAACGGCGAGCCGGTCAGGCCCAGCGCGTTGGCCCACCAGATCAGCTTCTGGTGGTGGTCCTCGCTCTTGGCGACGACCGCGCCGCCGACCACGTCGCTGTGGCCGTTGATGTACTTGGTGGTCGAATGCACGACCAGATCGGCGCCGAACGCGATCGGGCGCTGCAGCGCCGGCGACAGGAAGGTGTTGTCGACCACGGTCAGCGCGCCCTTGGCCTGCGCGGCCTCGATCACGAAGCGCAGGTCGGTGATGCGCAGCAGCGGGTTGGACGGGGTTTCGATCCAGACCACGGCCGGGTTGGTCGCCAGCGCCTCGGTCAGCGAACGCGGGTCGGTCAGGTCGGCGGTGATCAGCTCGAACGCGCCCTTGGCCGCGAGCGCGTTGAACAGGCGCCAGCTGCCGCCGTAGCCGTCGTGCGGCACCACGATGCGGTCGCCGGGCTTGAGGAAGGCGTGCAGCACCAGGGTGATCGCGGACATGCCGGTGGAGGTGATCACGCCGCCGGCGCCGCCCTCGAGTTCGGCCAGCGCTTCGCCGAGCAGGTCGCGGGTCGGGTTGCCGCTGCGGGTGTAGTCGTACTGGCGCTTGTCGTTGAAGCCGGCGAAGCTGAAGTTCGACGACAGCACGATCGGCGGGGTCACCGCGCCGTAGGCGGCGTCGCGGTCGATGCCGGCGCGCACGGCGGCGGTACAGGCGTTGCGGGTCGGGGTCTGGATGGTGTCGTTGCTCACGTCGGCCGTTCCTTTAGGGTTGAATGCTCAGGCGGCCGCCGACGTACAGTCGGCCAACGCTTCGCGAAGAATGGTGTCGATCTGGGACTGTTCTTTCAGGCAGGCGTCGTGGCCGTAGATCGAGCGCAGCACGCGCAGGCGGGTTTCGCCGCGCAGGCGCTCGACCAGCTCGTAGTTGTCGCCCAGCGGGATCAGCCGGTCTTCGCCGACCGCGACCACGGTGACCGGGATGCGGATCGACGCCGGATCGACCTGCTGCAGGTCGATGGATTCCGACAGGCGCAGGAACGCGGTCGGCGAGGTGCGGGCGACGTACTTGTTGCCGCAATGGTCGAGATAGTCCTCGGCGTCGACGCGCACGCGGCCGTCGACCACTTGCGCAGCGCCGAAACGCTCGGCGAACTCTTCCGGGGTGCGGTAGCTCAGCACCGCCAGTTCGCGCGCCAGCGCCAGGCCCTGGGCCTCGTCGCATTGCAGCGCGCCGAGCGCGACCGCGCGGCGCTGCAGCGCGCGCCACGCGGCGGCATAGGGATGGGCGCGGTGGGTGCCGCTGATCGAAACCAGCGACTCGATCCGCTGCGGATGGCGCGCGGCGAACTGCAGGCCGACCATCGCGCCGTAGGAATAGCCGACGAAGGCCTGCAGGCGGGCGATCTTCAGCGCGTCGAGCAAGGCGGCGACGGCGTCGGCCTGGTCGGCCGGATCGATCGCGACGTCGAGCGCGCCGTCGGCGCCGACCCAGTCGAACGAGACCAGGCAGTGCTGCGCCGGATCCAGCGAACGGCCCGCGCCGACCTGGCTTTCCCACCAGCCGGCCTCGGCGAATTCGCGGCTCGGCGCGAGGTGGCGGTGGGCGGAGATGCCGCCGGCGACGAACACCGCCGGCAACGCGCGGTCGCCCTGGATTTCATAACGCAGGCGCAGCGCGCGGCGGCCGGCGTGGCGCAGCTGGAGTTCGACCGCGATCTCGCCGCGAACGGCGCGCGGCGTCGGCGCGCGCTCGAAGGCGGCGGCCGAAGCGGCATAAAAGGCGTAGGAATCGCTGCGTTCGACGCTGGCGGCGCTGCGGCTGTCGATGCTGGGGGCGAAGCTCATGGCGGGCATCCGGAAGTGAACGGACCACCGAGCTTGCAAGTCGCGCACGCGCTGCGGGGCGCGTGTTCGCAACCATCTTCCGACCGACGCCTCTACGTCTCGATGACGGGGCGGGCCGCAGGAATTGGCACCTTCGCGCAGCTTGCGCTGCGTTGGGTTGCCCCGGCTTCTAAGGGCCTGTCCCTCAGCCGGTCTCGATGGATGGGCACAGTCTGCCGAGCGTATGGAGGCGTGTCAATCGCTTCATCCGCATATAGCGATTTATTATTTAGCCGACCGGCCCGCGGCCCGCGCGACCGCCCGGATCGCGCCCGCGCGGGCCGCGTCGACACCCGCTCGCCATCGCCGCCGCATACACTTGCGCCGATGAACAGCCGCCTCGTCGCCGTCCTGCTCGCCACCGCCCTGCTGTCCGCCTGCGCCTCGGCCCCGCCGCGGCCGGCCGAACCGCGCCGCAACGCCGAGCCGCCGCCGGGCACGCGCAGCCTGCCCGAGCGCTTCGTCTCCACGCCGCAGGCGCGCGACGAACTGGACTCGCTGGCGACCTGGCCCGCCGCCGACGGCTCGACCTGGCTGATCGCCACCGCCAAATCGACCCACCGCCTGGCCGTGTACGACGCCGACAGCGGCCAGCGCCTGCGCGAATTCGGCGAAAAGGGCGAGGCGCTCGGCCAGTTCAAGCGCCCCAACGGCGTGGCCGTGTTCGGCGACTATCTGTTCGTGGCCGAGCGCGACAACCACCGCGTGCAGGTGCTGCGCCTGCCCGAGTTCGCGCCGCTGGCCAGCTTCGGCGAGGCCCAGCTGCGCAGCCCGTACGGCCTGTGGCTCAACGAGACCGCGCCGGACGAGCTGGAGGTCTACGTCACCGACAACTTCATGTACGGCGCCAAGTTCGACCAGGTGCCGCCGCTGAACGAACTCGACCAGCGCGTGCGCCGCTACCGCCTGCGCTTCGACGCCGACGGCCGGGTCGGCAGCGAGTACCTGGGCGCGTTCGGCGACACCAGCGAGCAGGCCGCACTGCGCATCGTCGAATCCATCGCCGGCGACGCCGCCGGCGACCGCCTGCTGATCGCCGACGAAGACCTCGGCCACGGCTCGACCCTGCGCGAATACAGCCTGGCCGGCCGCGCCACCGGCCGCGCCCTGCCCGCCGGCAGCTTCGCCGCCCAGGCCGAGGGCGTGGCGCTGTGGGACTGCGCGCGCGGCGGCGGCTACTGGATCGCGGTCGATCAGCTCGATCCGCAGACCGTGTTCCACGTCTTCGAGCGCGACAGCCTGCGCCCGGTCGGCAGCTTCCGCGGCGAGCGCACCGCGCACACCGACGGCATCGCCGTGCACGCGGCCGCCACCCGCGCGTTTCCGTACGGCGCGCTGTACGCGGTCGACGACGACCGCTCGGTCGCCGCCTTCGACCTCGGCGAGGTCGCCCGCGCGCTGCAACTGCAATCGGATTGCCTCGACTAAGCCCGCCTCCCCGCCAGCCCCGACGGGCCTTGCCGCCGCCGAACCATGCCGCGTCCGACTTCCCTCATCGTCCCCAGCCTGATCCTGGCCGCCACGCTCGCTGCGCCCGCGGCGCAGGCCGGCAAGCTGTATCGCTGGACCGACCGCAACGGCGTCACCCACTACGGCGACCGCGCGCCCAGCGAGGCGGCCGCCACCGCGATCGGCGCGGCCGAGGTCAAGGTGATCCCGTACCGCTCCGAGCCCGGATCGATCGCGCGCCTGCGCGTGCAACAGGACGGCGACCGCTACCTGGCCTGGGCCGACAACAGCCTGGCCGGGCCGATCGAGGTGCGGCTGGACTTCAACCACAGCAACAACATCATCGGCAGCCCGCTGCTGCCGGCCAGCGCCACCCTCGACCCGCGCGCCAGCGCGGTGGTCAGCGTGCTCAGCGCGCAGGACCCCAGCCGCGGCGGCGATTTCGAACTGAGCATGCGCTCCGTGCCGGGCGACCCGCGCGCGCGGCCGCAGAACGCCGACTACCTGCTGCCGCTGCGCCAGCAGCAGTTCCGCATCGACCAGGGCTACGGCGGCCACTTCAGCCACAGCGAACCCGAGCACCGCTACGCGGTCGACTTCGCCGCCGACATCGGCACCCCGGTGCTGGCCGCGCGCGACGGCACGGTGATGCAGGTCGAGTCCGACTTCGACAAGGCCGGGCTGAACCTGGAGAAGTTCGGCGACCGCGCCAACTTCGTGCGCATCCTCCACGACGACGGCACCATGGCCCTGTACGCCCACCTCAAGGCCGACGACGGGGTCATGGTCCGGGTCGGCCAGCGCGTGCGCGCCGGCCAGCAGATCGGCCTGTCCGGCAACACCGGCTTCAGCACCGGGCCGCACCTGCATTTCGCGGTGCAGGTCAACCGCGGCATGCGCCTGGAATCGATCCCGTTCCGCATGACCGGCCCGCAGGGGCCGCTGCGGCTGGGCGGCAGCGTCCGCTAAGCCGCCCGAGGC contains these protein-coding regions:
- a CDS encoding O-succinylhomoserine (thiol)-lyase: MSNDTIQTPTRNACTAAVRAGIDRDAAYGAVTPPIVLSSNFSFAGFNDKRQYDYTRSGNPTRDLLGEALAELEGGAGGVITSTGMSAITLVLHAFLKPGDRIVVPHDGYGGSWRLFNALAAKGAFELITADLTDPRSLTEALATNPAVVWIETPSNPLLRITDLRFVIEAAQAKGALTVVDNTFLSPALQRPIAFGADLVVHSTTKYINGHSDVVGGAVVAKSEDHHQKLIWWANALGLTGSPFDAFLTLRGLRTLDARLRVHQENTQAIAELLDAHPAVRVVHYPGLASHPGHALAARQQKGFGAMLSVEIDGGVEAVRAFVDGLSCFTLAESLGGVESLVAHPATMTHAAMSPEARAAAGIGDGLLRLSVGIEHVDDLIADLQAALDRASAAVATAARAKR
- the metX gene encoding homoserine O-succinyltransferase MetX gives rise to the protein MSFAPSIDSRSAASVERSDSYAFYAASAAAFERAPTPRAVRGEIAVELQLRHAGRRALRLRYEIQGDRALPAVFVAGGISAHRHLAPSREFAEAGWWESQVGAGRSLDPAQHCLVSFDWVGADGALDVAIDPADQADAVAALLDALKIARLQAFVGYSYGAMVGLQFAARHPQRIESLVSISGTHRAHPYAAAWRALQRRAVALGALQCDEAQGLALARELAVLSYRTPEEFAERFGAAQVVDGRVRVDAEDYLDHCGNKYVARTSPTAFLRLSESIDLQQVDPASIRIPVTVVAVGEDRLIPLGDNYELVERLRGETRLRVLRSIYGHDACLKEQSQIDTILREALADCTSAAA
- a CDS encoding phytase; this translates as MNSRLVAVLLATALLSACASAPPRPAEPRRNAEPPPGTRSLPERFVSTPQARDELDSLATWPAADGSTWLIATAKSTHRLAVYDADSGQRLREFGEKGEALGQFKRPNGVAVFGDYLFVAERDNHRVQVLRLPEFAPLASFGEAQLRSPYGLWLNETAPDELEVYVTDNFMYGAKFDQVPPLNELDQRVRRYRLRFDADGRVGSEYLGAFGDTSEQAALRIVESIAGDAAGDRLLIADEDLGHGSTLREYSLAGRATGRALPAGSFAAQAEGVALWDCARGGGYWIAVDQLDPQTVFHVFERDSLRPVGSFRGERTAHTDGIAVHAAATRAFPYGALYAVDDDRSVAAFDLGEVARALQLQSDCLD
- a CDS encoding peptidoglycan DD-metalloendopeptidase family protein; translated protein: MPRPTSLIVPSLILAATLAAPAAQAGKLYRWTDRNGVTHYGDRAPSEAAATAIGAAEVKVIPYRSEPGSIARLRVQQDGDRYLAWADNSLAGPIEVRLDFNHSNNIIGSPLLPASATLDPRASAVVSVLSAQDPSRGGDFELSMRSVPGDPRARPQNADYLLPLRQQQFRIDQGYGGHFSHSEPEHRYAVDFAADIGTPVLAARDGTVMQVESDFDKAGLNLEKFGDRANFVRILHDDGTMALYAHLKADDGVMVRVGQRVRAGQQIGLSGNTGFSTGPHLHFAVQVNRGMRLESIPFRMTGPQGPLRLGGSVR